Proteins encoded together in one Rana temporaria chromosome 6, aRanTem1.1, whole genome shotgun sequence window:
- the LOC120942840 gene encoding taste receptor type 2 member 40-like yields MVPPLYIVLIVIVILESSTGIALNLYIFNVNLKSMKSRQKIKPCDLIHLTKGLVNALLQLFLTMEILMVLVWFQKFFVKEVYLTCFVSLTALGFFDYWLTAFLCAYYCSTISNLSFVVFTWVKRSIATFLPQLLLVSAMGSILFSVPSIWQISMTIHEQPIWNSTNESMIIGGTLFIGPVFEMTVGIFGCYLPFFLSLLSLTVTIFSLVRHIRHIRDINSNVDGPKLGPLINATRTMLLFLAIHVSFYLSGYFCILSSSVSIDLMSIISWFFLLFCPTAEALTIIQSSSKLRDIFQVTFCSTKTKSYN; encoded by the coding sequence atgGTCCCTCCTCTGTATATTGTGTTAATAGTTATAGTTATATTAGAAAGTAGCACTGGGATTGCTTTGAACCTGTACATATTCAATGTCAATTTGAAAAGCATGAAAAGCAGGCAGAAAATAAAACCGTGTGATCTGATCCACCTGACCAAAGGATTGGTGAACGCCCTTCTACAGCTTTTCCTGACCATGGAGATTTTGATGGTCCTTGTATGGTTCCAGAAGTTCTTTGTGAAAGAAGTCTATCTGACCTGCTTTGTTTCTCTTACTGCCCTTGGATTCTTTGACTATTGGTTGACCGCCTTCCTCTGTGCATACTACTGCTCAACTATCTCTAACCTCAGTTTTGTCGTCTTTACTTGGGTGAAGAGGTCCATCGCAACGTTTCTCCCACAGCTTCTGCTGGTATCAGCAATGGGATCCATTCTCTTCAGTGTCCCTTCAATCTGGCAGATTTCTATGACTATTCATGAACAACCTATCTGGAATTCCACCAACGAGTCCATGATTATTGGTGGGACACTGTTTATTGGCCCTGTTTTTGAAATGACAGTAGGGATTTTTGGTTGCTATTTACCCTTTTTTCTTAGCCTCCTTTCGCTTACGGTAACTATATTTAGTCTTGTAAGACATATTAGGCATATCAGAGATATCAATTCTAATGTTGATGGTCCTAAACTCGGGCCCCTCATTAATGCAACAAGAACAATGTTACTTTTTCTCGCAATCCATGTATCATTTTACTTGTCtgggtatttttgtattttatcttCATCTGTTTCTATAGACTTGATGTCTATCATCAGCTGgttctttttgttgttttgtcCAACTGCTGAAGCTCTCACTATTATTCAGTCCAGTTCAAAGCTGAGGGATATATTTCAGGTAACTTTTTGTAGCACTAAGACAAAAAGCTATAATTGA